A section of the Agromyces aurantiacus genome encodes:
- a CDS encoding GNAT family N-acetyltransferase has translation MTRHPLDRPAWAALAGGQRRFAVGGDLALRFDPLVGPFAAADRDDADSAQALSALAREHGWIALLQVGPAPAPPGTVERLRGPGVQMVLDRLVPVAAPEGVEIVELGEADASAMLELATLTEPGPFAARTFELGGFVGVRDADGTLIAMAGERMRPPGFAELSGVCTRPEHRGRGLAASLSTAVAQRILDRGEQPFLHVYARNAGAIAVYRRLGFVHRADVEYVALDAA, from the coding sequence GTGACGCGCCATCCGCTCGATCGCCCCGCGTGGGCCGCGCTGGCCGGCGGCCAGCGGAGGTTCGCGGTCGGCGGCGACCTCGCGCTCCGATTCGACCCGCTGGTCGGGCCCTTCGCCGCGGCCGACCGCGACGATGCCGACAGCGCCCAGGCGCTCAGCGCGCTCGCGCGCGAGCACGGCTGGATCGCGCTGCTGCAGGTCGGCCCCGCGCCCGCGCCCCCGGGCACCGTCGAGCGCCTGCGCGGCCCCGGCGTGCAGATGGTGCTCGACCGGCTGGTGCCCGTCGCCGCGCCCGAGGGCGTCGAGATCGTCGAACTGGGCGAGGCCGACGCATCCGCCATGCTCGAGCTCGCCACGCTGACCGAACCGGGCCCGTTCGCGGCGCGGACGTTCGAACTCGGGGGGTTCGTCGGCGTCCGCGACGCCGACGGCACCCTCATCGCCATGGCCGGCGAACGCATGCGGCCGCCCGGGTTCGCCGAGCTCAGCGGGGTCTGCACGCGCCCGGAGCATCGAGGGCGCGGCCTCGCCGCGTCGCTGTCGACCGCGGTCGCGCAGCGCATCCTCGACCGCGGCGAGCAGCCGTTCCTGCACGTGTACGCGCGCAACGCCGGCGCGATCGCCGTCTACCGGCGGCTGGGCTTCGTGCACCGCGCCGACGTGGAGTACGTCGCGCTCGATGCCGCCTGA
- the trhO gene encoding oxygen-dependent tRNA uridine(34) hydroxylase TrhO, producing the protein MPLAKILLFYVFTPLADPDAVRLWQRDLAESLGLRGRILISKDGLNGTLGGEMRSLKRYVRKTRDYAAFRAIDFKWSEGTGLDDDGRSLDFPKLSVKVRDEIVSFGAPRELRVDAGGVVGGGTRLDPDALHELVADRGDEVVFLDGRNALEAAIGRFRGAIVPPVETTRDFVGLLDSGAYDHLKGRPVVTYCTGGIRCEVLSSLMASRGFGEVYQLEGGIVRYGERFGDDGLWEGSLYVFDGRGSVDFSDHAAVVGVCEGCGGATNRTVNCTDAACRSQLVRCEACGPAQCARHAASVA; encoded by the coding sequence GTGCCGCTCGCCAAGATCCTGCTGTTCTACGTGTTCACCCCGCTCGCCGACCCCGACGCGGTGCGGCTGTGGCAGCGCGACCTCGCCGAGTCGCTGGGCCTGCGCGGCCGCATCCTGATCTCGAAGGACGGGCTGAACGGCACCCTCGGCGGCGAGATGCGCTCCCTCAAGCGCTACGTCCGGAAGACCCGCGATTACGCGGCATTCAGGGCCATCGACTTCAAGTGGAGCGAGGGCACCGGGCTCGACGACGACGGCCGGAGCCTCGACTTCCCGAAGCTCAGCGTCAAGGTGCGCGACGAGATCGTCTCGTTCGGCGCGCCTCGCGAGCTGCGCGTCGACGCCGGCGGCGTCGTCGGCGGCGGCACCCGCCTCGACCCCGACGCGCTCCACGAGCTCGTCGCGGACCGCGGCGACGAGGTCGTCTTCCTCGACGGGCGCAACGCGCTCGAGGCGGCGATCGGGCGCTTCCGCGGCGCGATCGTGCCGCCCGTCGAGACCACGCGCGACTTCGTCGGCCTGCTCGACTCGGGCGCGTACGACCACCTCAAGGGGCGGCCCGTCGTCACGTACTGCACGGGCGGCATCCGCTGCGAGGTGCTCTCGAGCCTGATGGCGAGCCGGGGCTTCGGCGAGGTGTACCAGCTCGAGGGCGGCATCGTCCGCTACGGCGAGCGCTTCGGCGACGACGGCCTGTGGGAGGGCTCGCTCTACGTCTTCGACGGCCGCGGGTCGGTGGACTTCAGCGACCACGCCGCGGTCGTCGGCGTGTGCGAGGGCTGCGGCGGCGCGACCAACCGCACCGTGAACTGCACGGATGCCGCGTGCCGCAGCCAGCTCGTGCGCTGCGAGGCGTGCGGCCCCGCGCAGTGCGCGCGCCACGCGGCATCCGTCGCCTGA
- a CDS encoding aminotransferase class V-fold PLP-dependent enzyme has product MNHTDADTVGGRPVRDIRLDFPAFASTDAARPTAYLDSAATSQRPAAVLDAERDYLVHHLAAVHRGASAATGESTSLFEEARADVARFVGAGEREVVWAQNATDALNMVALGIADASAGIGGADAARFALQPGDEIVLTEAEHHANLLPWQRVAQRTGARIVPVRVDEHGCWTIDDLAAVLSERTRVVTFAEASNVTGLIAPVAEITALVRERASSAIVVLDACQSVPHRPVDFGAYGVDFAAFSAHKMLGPNGIGVLYGRAELLDALPPARTGGSTITKVTLEDAHFLPAPHRFEAGTQAVSQAIGLGAAVRYLERLGMASVAAHEEAFAERVIDGVAAIPGVRIVGPQPGERRAGLVSVAVDGVHAHDVGQFLDEAGIVVRVGHHCAQPLHRALGITATTRASAHVYTTTDEADRFVAALGEVRGFFGLAREAS; this is encoded by the coding sequence ATGAACCACACCGACGCCGACACCGTCGGCGGCCGCCCGGTCCGCGACATCCGCCTCGACTTCCCCGCCTTCGCGTCGACCGATGCCGCCCGCCCGACCGCCTACCTCGATTCCGCCGCGACCTCGCAGCGTCCCGCTGCCGTGCTCGACGCCGAACGCGACTACCTCGTGCACCACCTCGCCGCGGTGCACCGCGGCGCGAGCGCCGCGACGGGCGAGTCGACGAGCCTGTTCGAGGAGGCGCGCGCCGACGTCGCGCGCTTCGTCGGCGCCGGAGAGCGCGAGGTCGTGTGGGCGCAGAACGCGACCGATGCGCTGAACATGGTCGCGCTCGGCATCGCCGACGCGAGCGCCGGCATCGGCGGGGCGGATGCCGCGCGGTTCGCGCTGCAGCCGGGCGACGAGATCGTGCTGACCGAGGCCGAGCACCATGCCAACCTGCTGCCGTGGCAGCGCGTGGCGCAGCGCACGGGGGCACGGATCGTGCCCGTGCGCGTCGACGAGCACGGGTGCTGGACGATCGACGACCTCGCCGCCGTGCTCTCCGAGCGCACGCGCGTCGTGACGTTCGCCGAGGCGTCGAACGTGACCGGGCTGATCGCGCCGGTCGCCGAGATCACGGCGCTCGTGCGCGAACGCGCGAGCAGCGCGATCGTGGTGCTCGACGCGTGCCAGTCGGTGCCCCACCGCCCGGTCGACTTCGGCGCGTACGGCGTCGACTTCGCGGCGTTCTCGGCGCACAAGATGCTGGGACCGAACGGCATCGGCGTGCTCTACGGCCGCGCCGAACTGCTCGACGCACTGCCCCCCGCCCGCACGGGCGGGTCGACCATCACGAAGGTCACCCTCGAGGACGCGCACTTCCTGCCGGCGCCGCACCGCTTCGAGGCCGGCACCCAGGCGGTGTCGCAGGCGATCGGGCTCGGCGCCGCCGTGCGCTACCTCGAGCGGCTCGGCATGGCGTCGGTCGCCGCGCACGAGGAGGCCTTCGCCGAGCGCGTCATCGACGGCGTCGCCGCGATCCCGGGCGTCCGGATCGTGGGCCCGCAGCCGGGCGAGCGCCGCGCGGGGCTCGTGAGCGTCGCGGTCGACGGCGTGCACGCGCACGACGTCGGGCAGTTCCTCGACGAGGCCGGCATCGTCGTGCGGGTCGGGCACCACTGCGCCCAGCCGCTGCACCGCGCGCTCGGCATCACGGCGACGACGAGGGCGAGCGCGCACGTCTACACGACCACCGACGAGGCCGACCGGTTCGTGGCGGCGCTCGGCGAGGTGCGCGGGTTCTTCGGGCTCGCGAGGGAGGCATCCTGA
- the sufU gene encoding Fe-S cluster assembly sulfur transfer protein SufU has translation MAGLEGLYQQIILDHSKERHGDGPLEGADGEHHEYNPTCGDEITVRVRLDPAHERIDEVAWQGDGCSISMASASVLTDLVQGHSIDEALETAEAFRAMLRSKGEGEPDEDVLGDAIAFHGVAKYVMRIKCAMLSWVALEAAVRTAR, from the coding sequence ATGGCCGGACTCGAAGGCCTCTACCAGCAGATCATCCTCGACCACTCGAAGGAGCGCCACGGCGACGGCCCGCTCGAGGGCGCCGACGGCGAGCACCACGAGTACAACCCGACGTGCGGCGACGAGATCACGGTGCGCGTCAGGCTCGACCCCGCGCACGAGCGCATCGACGAGGTCGCCTGGCAGGGCGACGGATGCAGCATCTCGATGGCCTCGGCGTCGGTGCTCACCGACCTCGTGCAGGGGCACTCGATCGACGAGGCGCTCGAGACGGCCGAGGCGTTCCGCGCCATGCTGCGCTCGAAGGGCGAGGGCGAACCCGACGAGGACGTGCTCGGCGACGCGATCGCGTTCCACGGCGTCGCGAAGTACGTCATGCGCATCAAGTGCGCGATGCTCTCGTGGGTCGCGCTCGAGGCGGCGGTCAGGACCGCGCGCTGA
- a CDS encoding VOC family protein encodes MIESGFPIVEVPDMDAAMRFYHDALGTAVVYRYPVEGDPVFVTLQAGASQLGLGLAENATAGEGAGMLLWFYLDDVDQATAALEAAGYLVIEPPDDSPWGERVAMVSDPFGTRVRLATRIDPQPEEE; translated from the coding sequence ATGATCGAGTCCGGGTTCCCCATCGTCGAAGTGCCCGACATGGATGCCGCGATGCGGTTCTACCACGACGCGCTCGGCACCGCCGTGGTCTACCGCTACCCCGTCGAGGGCGATCCGGTCTTCGTCACGCTGCAGGCAGGAGCGTCGCAGCTCGGGCTGGGCCTGGCCGAGAACGCGACGGCCGGCGAGGGCGCCGGGATGCTGCTCTGGTTCTACCTCGACGACGTCGACCAGGCGACCGCGGCGCTCGAGGCGGCCGGGTACCTCGTGATCGAGCCGCCCGACGACTCGCCGTGGGGCGAGCGCGTCGCGATGGTCTCCGACCCGTTCGGCACGCGCGTGCGCCTCGCGACCCGGATCGACCCGCAGCCCGAGGAGGAGTAG
- a CDS encoding PLD nuclease N-terminal domain-containing protein — MATTQRWSDLSTGRKVGTVVGAVVQLALAATAWTDLARRTADEVNGPKPVWAAVILVNYVGPIAYFLFGRRRHG; from the coding sequence ATGGCGACGACGCAGCGGTGGAGCGATCTCAGCACGGGCCGCAAGGTCGGCACCGTGGTCGGCGCGGTCGTGCAGCTCGCGCTGGCCGCGACGGCGTGGACCGACCTGGCCAGGCGAACGGCCGACGAGGTGAACGGCCCGAAGCCCGTGTGGGCGGCCGTCATCCTCGTCAACTACGTCGGGCCGATCGCGTACTTCCTCTTCGGCCGACGCCGCCACGGCTGA
- a CDS encoding YbhB/YbcL family Raf kinase inhibitor-like protein gives MLDVDPYAALQKLRPVGSFTVTSEDFEDGGPLARPQWSAGAGGVDRSPELSWSGFPERTRGFAVTCLDVDAPSGSGWWHWAVANLPAATTALPAGAGAPGAPGLPHGAVVLRNEDGDRGFCGAAPPRGTGVHRYVFVVHALDAPSLDLDPDLSPAGLGNRCFFHALARGIITGTANRD, from the coding sequence ATGCTCGACGTGGATCCCTACGCTGCGTTGCAGAAGCTGCGGCCGGTCGGCTCGTTCACCGTGACGAGCGAGGACTTCGAGGACGGCGGGCCCCTCGCGCGCCCGCAGTGGAGCGCCGGCGCGGGTGGCGTCGACCGCTCGCCGGAGCTGTCGTGGTCGGGCTTCCCCGAGCGCACGCGCGGCTTCGCCGTGACCTGCCTCGACGTCGACGCGCCGTCCGGTTCGGGATGGTGGCATTGGGCGGTCGCGAACCTGCCCGCCGCCACGACCGCCCTGCCCGCGGGCGCGGGCGCTCCCGGTGCCCCGGGCCTGCCGCACGGAGCGGTGGTGCTGCGCAACGAGGACGGCGACCGCGGCTTCTGCGGCGCGGCGCCGCCCCGCGGCACGGGCGTGCACCGCTACGTCTTCGTGGTGCACGCGCTCGACGCGCCGAGCCTCGACCTGGATCCGGATCTCTCGCCGGCCGGCCTCGGCAATCGCTGCTTCTTCCACGCGCTCGCGCGCGGCATCATCACCGGGACCGCGAACCGCGACTGA
- a CDS encoding MmgE/PrpD family protein, with amino-acid sequence MKTHHLRTHRSDENLSREGQLAWQLAAVATDPVEVDDDVVDMVVNRVIDNAAVAAAALARKPVVAARSQALSHPVSIGGDGATVFGADAARRTSPEWAAWANGVAVRELDFHDTFLAADYSHPGDNIPPIVAVAQHLAAARGLTGRELVRGIATGYEIQVDLVKAISLHAHKIDHVAHLGPSAAAGIGTLLGLDQETIFQAIGQALHTTTATRQSRKGEISTWKAYAPAFAGKMAVEAVDRAMRGETSPVPIYEGEDGVIAWLLGGPEATYEVPLPDAGEAKRAILDSYTKEHSAEYQAQALIDLARRLHDDYPLILDDPDRVESITIHTSHHTHNVIGSGANDPQKYDPDASRETLDHSIPYIFTVALQDGTWHHVDSYAPERAHRPDTVALWRKVATVEDPEWTRRYHSLDMGEKAFGGRVVIRLADGSEIVEEIAVADAHPLGARPFGREQYVQKFRTLAEWVLEPAEIERFLDVAQRLPELSPDELHQLTFTAAPGALNGVEPPTGLF; translated from the coding sequence GTGAAGACCCACCACCTGCGCACCCACCGGAGCGATGAGAACCTGTCGCGCGAGGGCCAGCTGGCCTGGCAGCTCGCGGCCGTCGCCACTGACCCCGTCGAGGTCGACGACGACGTCGTCGACATGGTCGTCAACCGGGTGATCGACAACGCCGCGGTCGCCGCCGCGGCGCTCGCCCGCAAGCCCGTCGTCGCGGCCCGCAGCCAGGCCCTCTCGCACCCCGTGTCCATCGGCGGCGACGGCGCCACCGTCTTCGGGGCGGATGCCGCGCGGCGGACCTCGCCCGAGTGGGCGGCGTGGGCGAACGGGGTCGCCGTGCGCGAGCTCGACTTCCACGACACGTTCCTCGCGGCCGACTACTCGCACCCCGGCGACAACATCCCGCCGATCGTCGCGGTGGCGCAGCACCTCGCCGCGGCGCGCGGGCTCACCGGGCGCGAGCTCGTTCGCGGCATCGCGACCGGGTACGAGATCCAGGTGGACCTCGTGAAGGCCATCTCGCTGCATGCCCACAAGATCGACCACGTCGCGCACCTCGGGCCCTCGGCGGCGGCCGGCATCGGCACCCTCCTGGGCCTCGACCAGGAGACGATCTTTCAGGCCATCGGCCAGGCCCTGCACACGACCACCGCCACGCGACAGTCGCGCAAGGGCGAGATCTCGACGTGGAAGGCCTACGCGCCCGCGTTCGCCGGGAAGATGGCGGTCGAGGCCGTCGACCGCGCGATGCGCGGCGAGACCAGCCCCGTGCCCATCTACGAGGGCGAGGACGGCGTGATCGCCTGGCTGCTCGGCGGCCCCGAGGCGACCTACGAGGTCCCGCTGCCCGACGCTGGCGAGGCCAAGCGCGCCATCCTCGACTCGTACACGAAGGAGCACTCGGCCGAGTACCAGGCGCAGGCGCTCATCGACCTCGCGCGCCGCCTCCACGACGACTACCCGCTGATCCTCGACGACCCAGACCGCGTCGAGTCGATCACGATCCACACCTCGCACCACACGCACAACGTCATCGGCTCGGGCGCGAACGACCCGCAGAAATACGACCCGGATGCCTCGCGCGAGACGCTCGACCACTCGATCCCGTACATCTTCACCGTCGCCCTGCAGGACGGCACGTGGCACCACGTCGACTCGTACGCGCCCGAGCGCGCGCACCGGCCCGACACCGTCGCGCTCTGGCGCAAGGTCGCGACCGTCGAGGACCCGGAGTGGACGCGCCGGTACCACTCGCTCGACATGGGCGAGAAGGCGTTCGGCGGTCGCGTCGTCATCCGGCTCGCCGACGGCAGCGAGATCGTCGAGGAGATCGCCGTCGCGGACGCGCACCCGCTCGGCGCGCGCCCCTTCGGCCGCGAGCAGTACGTGCAGAAGTTCCGCACGCTCGCCGAGTGGGTGCTCGAGCCCGCCGAGATCGAGCGGTTCCTGGATGTCGCGCAGCGCCTGCCCGAGCTCAGCCCCGACGAGCTGCACCAGCTGACGTTCACGGCCGCGCCCGGCGCCCTGAACGGCGTGGAGCCCCCCACCGGCCTGTTCTGA
- a CDS encoding MarR family winged helix-turn-helix transcriptional regulator, with translation MTEQDTATTDVVATLGHLALGTRLKRLGERLQAETTRFIQAQGVDLPSSWFPLLAALDRRESTVGELAAALGVSQPGVTRSATNLARLRLVEIATGDTDRRRRTIRLTPEGAALVERARAELWPRIDAAVADACAGLDGPFLDQVGALERRLDEAPIDRRAAGSRP, from the coding sequence ATGACGGAACAGGACACCGCGACGACCGACGTGGTCGCGACGCTCGGGCACTTGGCGCTCGGCACGCGCCTCAAGCGCCTCGGCGAACGACTGCAGGCCGAGACGACCCGCTTCATCCAGGCGCAGGGCGTCGACCTGCCCTCGAGCTGGTTCCCGCTGCTCGCCGCGCTCGACCGGCGCGAGTCGACCGTGGGCGAACTCGCCGCGGCCCTCGGGGTCAGCCAACCCGGCGTCACGCGCAGCGCGACCAACCTCGCCCGGCTCAGGCTCGTCGAGATCGCCACCGGCGACACCGACCGCCGGCGCCGCACCATCCGGCTCACGCCCGAGGGGGCCGCGCTCGTCGAGCGGGCGCGCGCCGAGCTCTGGCCGCGCATCGACGCGGCCGTCGCCGACGCGTGCGCCGGCCTCGATGGCCCGTTCCTCGACCAGGTCGGCGCGCTCGAGCGCCGCCTCGACGAGGCCCCGATCGACCGCCGCGCCGCCGGGAGCCGGCCGTGA
- a CDS encoding LysE family translocator: MVPASNLWAFLLASVVLIVIPGPSVLFVIGRSLALGRVGGLLSVLGNALGMLPLVAAVALGVGTVVAQSVLLFTGIKIAGALYLVYLGVQAIRHRADAAAAVTGEVAPRSPWRLLGEGFVVGVTNPKTIAFFVAVLPQFVDFHAGGIPLQMATLGTAFVILALACDSVWALAAGWARDWFGRSPRRAANLAATGGVMMIGLGGVLALSGNKH, from the coding sequence GTGGTCCCCGCATCGAACCTCTGGGCGTTCCTGCTGGCCTCGGTGGTGCTCATCGTCATCCCGGGGCCGAGCGTGCTGTTCGTCATCGGCCGATCGCTCGCACTCGGCCGCGTGGGCGGGCTGCTCAGCGTGCTCGGCAACGCGCTCGGCATGCTCCCGCTGGTCGCCGCGGTCGCGCTCGGCGTGGGCACGGTCGTCGCGCAGTCGGTGCTGCTGTTCACGGGCATCAAGATCGCGGGCGCGCTCTACCTCGTCTACCTCGGCGTGCAGGCGATCCGGCACCGAGCGGATGCCGCGGCCGCCGTCACGGGCGAGGTCGCGCCGCGCTCACCTTGGCGACTCCTCGGCGAGGGGTTCGTCGTCGGCGTCACCAACCCCAAGACGATCGCGTTCTTCGTGGCGGTGCTCCCCCAGTTCGTCGACTTCCACGCGGGCGGCATCCCGCTCCAGATGGCGACGCTCGGCACCGCGTTCGTCATCCTCGCGCTCGCGTGCGACTCGGTGTGGGCGCTCGCGGCCGGATGGGCGCGGGACTGGTTCGGGCGCTCGCCGCGGCGCGCGGCGAACCTCGCCGCCACGGGCGGCGTCATGATGATCGGGCTGGGCGGCGTGCTCGCCCTCTCGGGCAACAAGCACTAG
- a CDS encoding enoyl-CoA hydratase/isomerase family protein, translating to MSDHISTSVADGVGRITLERPQALNALSYEMIRALTAVFDAWRHDPEVSMVVMDGAGERGFCAGGDVRELYGYTTAGHIAEALRFFRDEYRLNSAIAHYPKPVVAIMDGITMGGGIGLAGHASIRIVTERSRVAMPETRIGFTPDVGGTWLLGRAPGELGTHLALNSRTMDAADAMHAGFADAFVPSERIPHLLQALEERADPGTPWEIVMLFDETPGPSTLAAARPWVDACYSAPTVGAIIERLRAVGEGRADVAGQSDAAAHAYAAAAADELETLSPTALTITLEAVRRARTLKTLEDALEQEFRAVSWFIGEHDLHEGIRAQVIDKDRNPTWDPPTLDDIPPTLAARVLTEQLHDPVWPERAGDVSARS from the coding sequence GTGAGCGACCACATCTCCACGAGCGTGGCCGACGGCGTCGGCCGCATCACGCTCGAGCGCCCCCAGGCGCTGAACGCGCTGAGCTACGAGATGATCCGCGCGCTCACCGCCGTCTTCGACGCGTGGCGGCACGACCCCGAGGTCTCGATGGTCGTGATGGACGGCGCGGGCGAGCGCGGCTTCTGCGCGGGCGGCGACGTGCGCGAACTGTACGGGTACACCACGGCGGGGCACATCGCCGAGGCGCTGCGGTTCTTCCGCGACGAGTACCGGCTGAACTCGGCGATCGCGCACTACCCGAAGCCGGTCGTGGCGATCATGGACGGCATCACGATGGGCGGCGGCATCGGCCTCGCGGGCCACGCATCCATCCGCATCGTGACCGAGCGCTCGCGCGTCGCGATGCCCGAGACGCGCATCGGCTTCACGCCCGACGTCGGCGGCACCTGGCTGCTCGGCCGTGCACCCGGCGAGCTCGGCACGCACCTGGCGCTGAACTCGCGCACCATGGACGCCGCCGACGCCATGCACGCGGGCTTCGCCGACGCGTTCGTGCCGTCCGAGCGGATCCCGCACCTGCTGCAGGCGCTCGAGGAGCGCGCCGACCCCGGCACGCCGTGGGAGATCGTGATGCTCTTCGACGAGACGCCGGGGCCGTCGACGCTCGCCGCCGCGCGACCCTGGGTCGACGCGTGCTACTCGGCGCCGACCGTCGGGGCGATCATCGAGCGGTTGCGCGCCGTCGGCGAGGGCCGGGCGGATGTCGCGGGGCAGTCGGATGCCGCGGCGCACGCCTACGCGGCGGCCGCCGCCGACGAGCTCGAGACCCTCTCGCCGACCGCCCTGACGATCACGCTCGAGGCCGTCCGCCGCGCGCGCACGCTGAAGACCCTCGAGGACGCGCTCGAGCAGGAGTTCCGCGCCGTGTCCTGGTTCATCGGCGAGCACGACCTGCACGAGGGCATCCGCGCGCAGGTCATCGACAAGGACCGCAACCCCACGTGGGACCCGCCGACCCTCGACGACATCCCGCCGACGCTCGCCGCGCGCGTGCTCACCGAGCAGTTGCACGACCCCGTCTGGCCGGAGCGGGCCGGGGACGTCAGCGCGCGGTCCTGA